A stretch of Pyrenophora tritici-repentis strain M4 chromosome 7, whole genome shotgun sequence DNA encodes these proteins:
- a CDS encoding mitochondrial 54S ribosomal protein uL14m, giving the protein MIQLKTLVNCIDNSGAAIVECVNVLRSKRPAKVGDRIVVVVKKQRNFGPETGNSVSISAANKVRRGDVRHAVVVRTAKKWQRPDGSVVKFDDNACVLINKAGEPIGSRVSGVVAAELRQKQWSKILSLAPMHV; this is encoded by the exons ATGATTCAGCTAAAG ACACTGGTGAATTGCATCGACAACTCTGGCGCCGCCATAGTCGAGTGTGTCAACGTGCTGCGATCCAAGCGGCCTGCAAAAGTCG GCGACCGCATAGTAGTAGTCGTGAAGAAACAACGAAACTTTGGCCCCGAGACGGGCAACAGCGTGTCCATCAGCGCAGCGAACAAGGTGCGACGAGGCGATGTACGACACGCCGTCGTAGTACGGACAGCAAAGAAGTGGCAACGGCCAGATGGCAGCGTGGTCAAGTTCGACGACAACGCCTGCGTGCTCATCAACAAGGCGGGGGAACCCATCGGCTCAAGAGTTAGTGGCGTCGTTGCTGCCGAACTGAGACAGAAGCAGTGGTCCAAGATCCTATCACTGGCACCCATGCACGTGTAG
- a CDS encoding RPB9, DNA-directed RNA polymerase, subunit M-Transcription elongation factor TFIIS, with protein sequence MSSPLPQAPRAKGGKEPILFRFCSECSNLLFPREDKSENKLLFACRTCSFTEEAPSSCVMRHEIASTVGATAGVTAEVAQDPTVGLSLSEAQAAQAALDEEMPCCTMCGMPIICEDCGEESAPGFVLEAEDEDPQAERPQQEMREEEEKFEDYDEEDFDEDMWDEPMS encoded by the exons ATGTCATCACCACTACCACAGGCACCACGTGCAAAGGGCGGCAAAGAGCCCATTCTCTTCCGCTTCTGCTCGGAATG CTCCAACTTGCTATTCCCCCGTGAAGACAAGTCGGAGAACAAGTTGCTTTTCGCTTGCCGTACGTGCAGCTTCACCGAAGAGGCGCCCTCGTCCTGCGTTATGCGCCACGAAATCGCATCTACAGTCGGAGCTACAGCTGGTGTCACAGCGGAGGTTGCCCAGGATCCTACGGTTGGTCTCTCCCTCTCTGAAGCCCAAGCCGCCCAAGCTGCCCTGGACGAGGAGATGCCCTGCTGCACCATGTGCGGCATGCCCATCATATGCGAGGATTGCGGCGAGGAATCCGCCCCCGGCTTCGTGCTGGAGGCCGAGGACGAGGACCCGCAGGCCGAGCGTCCCCAGCAAGAGATGcgagaagaggaggagaagTTTGAGGACTACGACGAAGAAGATTTTGACGAGGACATGTGGGACGAGCCCATGTCCTGA
- a CDS encoding SurA, Parvulin peptidyl-prolyl isomerase: protein MSAGETGLPEGWEVRRSNTKNLPYYFHAQTKDSRWEPPAGTDPERLKTYMAANHSSKGVAPAAFAPTEGKIRCAHLLVKHRDSRRPASWREPKITRSIEEARELIRNYHAQIKAYEEGGDNAKSLSELATTESDCSSARKGGDLGFFGRGDMQKEFEQAAFALEKGQVSDMVETASGVHLIQRLE, encoded by the exons ATG TCAGCCGGCGAGACTGGTCTTCCCGAGGGATGGGAGGTGCGCCGCTCCAACACGAAGAACCTACCATACTACTTCCACGCCCAAACCAAAGACTCGCGATGGGAGCCCCCGGCAGGCACCGACCCCGAGCGGTTGAAGACATACATGGCAGCCAACCACAGCTCCAAGGGCGTCGCGCCCGCCGCATTTGCGCCGACCGAGGGCAAGATTCGATGCGCCCATCTCTTGGTCAAGCATCGCGACAGTAGGCGTCCAGCTAGTTGGCGGGAGCCCAAGATTACGCGCTCTATCGAAGAGGCGCGGGAATTGATAAGGAACTATCAcgcgcagatcaaggcatACGAGGAGGGCGGAGACAATGCAAAGTCGCTGTCTGAACTCGCAACCACCGAGTCTGACTGCAGCAGTGCTCGCAAGGGCGGTGACCT GGGTTTCTTTGGCAGGGGTGATATGCAAAAGGAATTTGAGCAGGCTGCTTTTGCTCTCGAGAAGGGTCAGGTTAGCGACATGGTCGAAACTGCCTCAGGGGTGCATTTGATCCAAAG GCTGGAATAG
- a CDS encoding DUF2428 multi-domain protein, which translates to MRQMLFVLSSVITKDQSPRAVNLRSRSTASFLDIICEREDRIKVKPALQGLAHFLLRDVVSITQLVKLFDERREQSSEEAKEPVTTQTVFKSFLAWVIHHDTALSAGHLVKNFLVQARRLPDYGVQNSTQSISPFWIEPVVETLHDWPDRIQEFKTHVFPHCFQPDITEYTRFLAYLRFGVHVPHNSNLPPQLAGNGGQKTSLDENEEFSILLAAIATGKELTIVKDRDHRAGRDIEVSDGALYLPDDIAGTWMSNPEPEVRLAGMFLSVYSTSVTRAISGGVLQALKRNLVHLHTDTDANFRREVHGYTQKLFDRLRASTATLAKSKTKTSAPGQVRLPFPRMGSSSKPTVIGRSQEDPLCESLAFLVWYIRFLEWELRPTASYQSRITALRSLTIVLRSGVDAGVPFASLSKSAQGQLNWAHGMQIGRPKLVRSLLDLISDPFDDIRDEAVSVLQLCLVALPKDDRGSVMSTIPRFVSRAEHTMLQTGRADQADGVARAYGMIFNLASNDAVEVANGPFSSKLGLFEHLKKQLKDTLAVAHSDLSQAVDGRPVHGTFAALRYMVDQPDFYALVSNATGDDLAKWKQLHGEVVVGIESLWSCVYHVLCADAPEGHVPDELEDEGSLDTKEILSYSWRGLKEASVLLRTIISKAPIGDKESDLVTPQLFQKLGRLCFTQLLELRHRGAFSTVSQTFAVFCRRCSSSNLVSLRALPEMWYQETLRSIQAKSDAITRRSAGIPAAMSALLAAEPQPGGKLFPRAMKDLIAETLVEAQSANIEESRLPQVHALNCIKEIFTTSKLSVASEAYIGQGLELAAKTLNSHIWPLRNCSLMLFKALIERLLGSDEAQDWKERERAKTSRFSYDNYPSLVNILIDLLEPSSDRKIMNTPETGSSPLDLHGAEGVFPALQILRQARPPGDINKIQALVRDLLPSPHWHMRDMAARTYVSLRTTTTESSRALSPILDTIPSNHNGQHGRLLVVKYLLRKILRDPAQCSLQNIVMLMQQVCRHAPSWYTSSNCVFVSAAFLDIVSLLGTTLLAQKDATSILFAWEDLTAGVSIGPEHNIGPSDHQGDSLLRTSLARVYFIDRVILREKSLGVMVSDDYQDSLNASPLHPQTRNPPSTSSAPSSTLHTPPPPPSSPARKEILSAIARYIRIIRFATTDTNPFPTRFAAAQSLASLSHIFTLTPRSRSTAPLLLALVFLLYTLLHDDDDEIRDLAARTTGSFLRAQGVRFKDTVPVLCVHHLGAFLCRTAANTATSKHGFTQPLLREAGRRLNTSWDKGFSEAFEEVRREDTSLFARERQNLYVDDVVDGVFFARVLGWVLASGALASGAGAGEEVVKGLSTWVRDGLGVLEMTATAQDDGALGWCSKDEVFALSMRVFAVAEVVLGARCGGKSENVERVVQCLMRFCKVAEEKEVHGLWMERIQGICERFVLRSLGRVRKSLVV; encoded by the exons ATGAGGCAAATGCTTTTTGTCCTCTCAAGTGTCATTACCAAAGACCAGAGTCCACGCGCTGTCAACCTTCGGAGCCGGTCTacagcctcattcttggaCATCATCTGTGAACGAGAAGATCGAATCAAGGTTAAACCAGCTTTGCAGGGTCTTGCCCACTTCTTGCTCCGTGACGTCGTCTCGATCACACAGTTGGTCAAGCTATTCGATGAACGACGAGAGCAATCATCAGAGGAAGCTAAAGAGCCTGTTACCACGCAAACGGTATTCAAGTCATTTCTGGCCTGGGTCATTCACCATGACACAGCTCTCTCTGCAGGCCACTTGGTCAAAAATTTCCTAGTGCAGGCTCGCAGACTACCGGACTATGGGGTACAAAATTCCACACAGTCAATCTCGCCTTTCTGGATCGAACCAGTAGTAGAAACTCTGCACGACTGGCCGGATCGGATACAGGAGTTCAAAACGCATGTCTTCCCGCACTGTTTCCAACCTGACATCACCGAGTATACCCGTTTTCTCGCATACTTGCGGTTTGGAGTACATGTTCCGCATAACAGTAACCTACCACCTCAGCTTGCTGGAAATGGTGGGCAGAAGACTTCTCTTGATGAGAATGAAGAGTTTAGCATTCTCCTAGCAGCCATAGCGACAGGAAAAGAGCTTACTATTGTCAAAGACCGGGATCATAGAGCAGGAAGAGACATTGAAGTTTCTGATGGAGCACTCTACCTACCAGACGATATCGCAGGAACCTGGATGTCCAATCCAGAACCCGAAGTGCGACTAGCGGGAATGTTTCTTTCGGTGTACTCAACTTCTGTCACGAGAGCCATCAGCGGCGGTGTCTTGCAAGCACTAAAGCGTAACCTTGTTCATCTACATACCGACACTGATGCGAACTTCCGTCGAGAAGTACACGGATACACACAAAAGCTTTTTGATCGTTTGAGGGCAAGTACAGCCACACTTGCAAAGTCAAAAACGAAAACTAGTGCCCCTGGGCAAGTACGACTACCTTTTCCCAGGATGGGCTCTAGCTCAAAGCCAACGGTGATTGGAAGATCGCAAGAGGACCCACTCTGTGAATCCTTGGCATTTTTAGTCTGGTATATACGATTTCTTGAATGGGAGCTACGCCCAACTGCATCTTACCAGAGTCGCATCACAGCACTGAGATCACTCACAATTGTTCTACGGTCAGGCGTCGACGCCGGAGTCCCATTTGCTAGTCTTTCCAAGTCGGCACAAGGACAGCTAAACTGGGCTCATGGAATGCAGATTGGAAGGCCAAAACTTGTACGCTCGCTACTGGATCTTATATCGGACCCTTTCGATGACATTAGAGACGAAGCTGTGTCGGTCCTACAGTTATGCTTGGTAGCACTACCGAAAGATGATAGAGGTAGCGTCATGTCAACTATACCGCGCTTCGTATCCCGAGCTGAGCATACGATGCTCCAAACAGGTCGGGCAGACCAAGCAGACGGAGTTGCTCGTGCCTACGGGATGATATTCAACTTGGCCAGCAATGACGCAGTTGAGGTTGCGAATGGACCATTTTCATCCAAGCTAGGACTATTCGAACACCTAAAAAAGCAGCTCAAAGATACACTGGCTGTCGCTCATAGCGATCTCTCTCAGGCTGTTGACGGCCGGCCTGTACATGGCACCTTTGCTGCGTTACGATACATGGTCGACCAGCCCGACTTCTACGCACTTGTATCAAATGCAACAGGGGATGATCTCGCGAAATGGAAGCAGCTTCATGGTGAAGTAGTGGTCGGTATCGAGAGTCTCTGGTCATGTGTCTACCATGTTCTTTGCGCGGATGCACCGGAAGGCCATGTTCCTGACGAGCTGGAAGACGAGGGCAGTTTGGACACCAAGGAGATCTTGAGCTACTCGTGGAGAGGTCTTAAGGAAGCAAG CGTGTTATTGCGTACCATCATCTCCAAAGCACCCATAGGCGACAAAGAGAGCGATCTTGTGACGCCGCAGCTCTTTCAGAAGTTGGGAAGGCTTTGCTTTACCCAGCTACTGGAACTCCGCCATCGTGGTGCGTTTTCGACAGTATCTCAGACGTTCGCAGTCTTTTGTCGTCGTTGCTCATCGTCAAACCTCGTATCCCTCCGTGCTCTGCCAGAGATGTGGTACCAG GAAACACTTCGTTCGATCCAGGCCAAGTCAGATGCCATTACCCGAAGATCTGCGGGTATACCAGCAGCCATGTCTGCTCTACTAGCAGCAGAGCCCCAGCCGGGAGGCAAGCTCTTCCCTCGCGCCATGAAGGATCTTATAGCAGAAACACTTGTTGAAGCTCAGAGTGCCAACATTGAAGAGAGCCGTCTACCTCAAGTGCACGCACTCAACTGTATCAAGGAAATATTCACTACATCCAAGCTCAGCGTAGCGTCCGAAGCGTACATTGGTCAGGGTCTTGAGCTTGCAGCCAAAACCTTAAACTCCCACATCTGGCCTCTACGCAACTGCAGTCTGATGCTGTTCAAAGCGCTCATAGAACGACTGCTAGGCAGCGATGAAGCTCAAGACTGGAAAGAGCGTGAGCGAGCAAAGACTTCACGTTTCTCCTACGACAACTACCCGAGCCTCGTCAACATCCTAATCGATCTCCTGGAGCCAAGTAGCGACCGCAAAATCATGAATACGCCCGAGACTGGTAGCTCACCTCTTGATCTTCATGGCGCAGAGGGCGTCTTCCCTGCACTTCAGATTCTACGGCAAGCCCGGCCACCGGGCGATATCAACAAGATCCAGGCCTTGGTTAGGGACTTGCTACCGAGCCCGCACTGGCACATGCGGGATATGGCTGCTAGGACGTATGTATCATTGcggacgacgacgacggaGTCTTCTCGTGCGCTGTCTCCTATACTTGACACCATCCCAAGCAATCATAACGGACAGCATGGTAGGCTTCTGGTTGTCAAGTATCTGCTTAGAAAGATTCTTCGGGATCCGGCGCAGTGCT CCCTGCAAAATATCGTCATGCTCATGCAACAGGTCTGCAGACATGCGCCGAGCTGGTATACGTCCAGCAATTGCGTTTTCGTAAGCGCCGCTTTTCTCGATATCGTGAGCCTGTTAGGTACGACTCTGCTCGCACAGAAAGATGCCACGTCAATCCTCTTTGCATGGGAGGACCTCACGGCGGGTGTATCGATCGGACCGGAACACAACATCGGGCCCAGCGACCACCAAGGCGATTCTCTGCTCCGGACATCTCTAGCACGTGTCTACTTCATCGATCGCGTAATTCTGCGTGAGAAGTCACTCGGCGTAATGGTATCAGACGACTACCAAGAC AGTCTCAATGCCTCACCGCTCCACCCTCAAACACGCAATCCGCCCTCCACCTCCTCGGCCCCTTCCTCGACACTGCATACGCCACCACCCCCCCCATCTTCTCCCGCTCGCAAAGAAATTCTATCGGCGATAGCCCGATACATCCGCATCATACGCTTCGCAACAACAGACACAAACCCCTTCCCCACGCGCTTCGCAGCCGCACAATCCCTAGCGTCTCTATCCCACATCTTCACGCTTACCCCTCGCTCCCGCTCCACAGCACCCCTACTGCTCGCCCTCGTATTCCTCCTCTACACCCTCCTccacgacgacgacgatgaaATCAGAGATCTCGCCGCACGCACCACAGGCAGTTTTCTCCGCGCCCAGGGCGTCAGGTTCAAAGACACAGTGCCTGTGCTGTGTGTACACCACCTCGGTGCTTTTCTCTGCCGTACCGCTGCGAATACAGCGACGTCGAAACACGGGTTCACGCAGCCACTGCTGAGGGAAGCAGGGAGACGGTTGAATACGTCCTGGGACAAGGGGTTCAGCGAGGCGTTTGAGGAGGTGAGAAGGGAGGATACGAGTCTTTTTGCGAGGGAGAGGCAGAATTTGTATGTCGATGATGTTGTTGATGGGGTGTTTTTTGCGAGGGTGCTGGGGTGGGTGCTTGCTTCTGGTGCATTGGCATCGGGAGCTGGTGCAGGTGAAGAGGTGGTGAAGGGTCTGAGTACTTGGGTTCGAGATGGATTGGGTGTGCTGGAGATGACGGCTACGGCCCAAGATGACGGCGCGTTGGGGTGGTGTAGCAAGGATGAGGTGTTTGCACTGAGTATGAGAGTTTTCGCTGTGGCGGAAGTTGTGCTGGGGGCGCGTTGTGGGGGCAAGAGTGAGAACGTGGAGCGTGTGGTGCAGTGTCTGATGCGCTTTTGCAAGGTAGCAGAGGAGAAAGAGGTACATGGGTTGTGGATGGAGCGGATCCAGGGGATTTGTGAGAGGTTTGTGTTGAGGAGTCTGGGACGAGTGAGGAAGAGTTTGGTGGTGTGA
- a CDS encoding ARE1, Acyl-CoA cholesterol acyltransferase, whose translation MATLTQMAQSSALDSSSASASVLRHRPSHDQKANGKTERTRDTKYRHVYATHAVTRTSCLSHDTDKSPSFVGFRNLMILVLIVSNLRLMIVNLQKYGVLICLSCHDYRRSDVITGLLLYLLVPAHLFVTYLIELAAAWQADRAYSRISTEKDQDTPAKYAAALREFNSTWYIVAFFHSVNAVANLYIATKYVYYDIHHPGIGTLCELHAVIVFLKCASYVLTNRDLRHAYLHPKQADPLPELYQACPYPQNINMKNLCYFWWAPTLVYQPVYPRTDKIRWDFVFKRLVELAGLSIVIWIASAQYAAPLLQNSLDKILTLNLTSIAERVMKLSTISVFCWLCGFFALFQSALNALAEVMRFGDREFYGDWWNVSSIRTYWTTWNKPVTNFMRRHIYSPLVGRGIPPAVAQILVFVFSGILHELLVGVPTHNIIGVAFTGMIIQIPLIALTDLIQKVSWIQGKVAGNMIFWMSFCLVGQPLAALMYFFAWQAKYGSVRVRVGESPVNVFYRR comes from the exons ATGGCAACACTCACCCAAATGGCCCAATCTTCTGCCCTGGATTCCTCGTCTGCCAGTGCCTCGGTCCTCCGGCACAGGCCGAGCCACGACCAAAAGGCAAACGGCAAGACTGAGCGCACGCGCGACACAAAGTACCGCCATGTTTACGCTACTCACGCCGTGACGCGCACCTCGTGTTTAAGCCATGACACCGACAAGAGTCCCAGCTTCGTTGGCTTCAGGAATCTCATGATCTTGGTGCTCA TTGTATCCAACTTGCGATTGATGATTGTGAACCTCCAAAAGTATGGCGTTCTTATATGTCTCAGCTGTCACGACTATCGCCGGTCCGATGTCATCACCGGCCTGCTTCTCTACCTATTGGTTCCCGCCCATCTCTTCGTCACCTACTTGATCGAGCTCGCTGCTGCCTGGCAGGCTGATCGCGCCTACTCGCGCATATCCACCGAAAAGGACCAAGACACGCCCGCCAAATATGCCGCAGCGCTGCGCGAATTCAACTCGACCTGGTACATTGTCGCCTTCTTCCATAGTGTCAACGCCGTCGCCAACCTCTACATTGCGACAAAGTATGTCTACTATGACATCCACCACCCAGGCATCGGTACCCTATGCGAACTCCATGCAGTCATTGTATTTCTCAAGTGTGCCTCGTACGTCCTCACGAACCGCGACCTCCGCCATGCGTACTTGCACCCCAAGCAGGCCGATCCGCTCCCTGAGCTATACCAGGCGTGTCCATACCCACAGAATATCAATATGAAGAACCTCTGCTACTTCTGGTGGGCACCAACTCTCGTCTACCAGCCCGTATACCCCCGAACCGACAAGATACGATGGGACTTTGTTTTCAAGCGTCTGGTCGAGCTCGCCGGCCTCAGCATCGTCATTTGGATAGCCTCCGCGCAATACGCCGCACCGCTCCTTCAGAATTCCCTCGACAAAATCCTCACTTTGAACCTGACGTCCATTGCCGAGCGCGTCATGAAGCTTTCCACAATTAGCGTCTTCTGCTGGCTCTGCGGCTTCTTCGCCCTCTTCCAATCCGCCCTCAACGCCCTCGCAGAAGTGATGCGATTCGGAGACCGAGAATTCTACGGCGACTGGTGGAACGTCTCATCCATTCGCACATACTGGACCACCTGGAACAAGCCCGTAACAAACTTCATGCGCCGTCACATCTACTCCCCCCTCGTTGGTCGCGGGATTCCCCCTGCCGTAGCGCAAatcctcgtcttcgtcttctcTGGCATCCTCCACGAACTGCTCGTCGGCGTGCCCACTCACAACATCATTGGTGTCGCTTTTACCGGCATGATTATACAGATTCCGTTGATAGCACTCACGGATCTCATTCAAAAGGTCAGTTGGATCCAGGGCAAGGTTGCGGGCAACATGATTTTCTGGATGAGCTTTTGTCTTGTGGGGCAGCCACTTGCGGCGCTTATGTACTTTTTTGCTTGGCAGGCAAAGTATGGAAGTGTGAGGGTGAGGGTGGGGGAGAGTCCGGTCAATGTGTTTTATAGACGCTAG
- a CDS encoding Drf-FH1 multi-domain protein: MEHKYHHPEFEGGLRPRPKRAVTDYGSTTVQWMRNRRPRYKNLPMPEMERPSASYIVDMQPPAARVASAAESIPAKAVHSSLNKVKHPINVVKWTPEGRRLLTGSTSGEFTLWNGMGFNFETIMQAHEAAIRAVEYTSTDDWLLSADQTGVVKYWQTNFNNVKEIQAHTEAVRGLSIAPTDTKFVTCADDTTLKIWDFASSTEELTLTGHGWEVKSVDWHPHKGLLVSGSKDHQVKFWDPRTGRCLTTLHGHKNPISKTMFEPVQGNMLATCARDHTARIFDLRMMRDVLLLKGHEKDIITMAWHPMHKNLLSTGGVDGSIHHYLLDEQNPPAGVAPSISPYDAADSQNAPSQTIYPAHSLQYAHDFTVWTMDWHPLGHILASGSNDRVTRFWTRPRPGDTNYVNDRYHIGQAAAEAQGLSLPGLSAAPDGTSSSLPGIGGGGHPPIPPPPAGMPFPPQPGQPGAPMPPFPGGMDPSRLHQLIASGTLPPPPIPHHGGPQQNQNGPPPPFPPANFPGFPQGMPPGMPPLPPGMPPPPGFPGFPLPPGGMAAPPPGWAGRR; the protein is encoded by the exons ATGGAACACAAATATCACCACCCCGAGTTTGAGGGTGGTCTACGGCCTCGACCCAAAC GAGCTGTGACTGACTATGGCTCGACGACGGTACAATGGATGCGCAATCGGCGCCCGCGATACAAGAACCTGCCCATGCCGGAGATGGAGCGACCAAGCGCAAGCTATATTGTCGACATGCAACCCCCAGCAGCGCGGGTCGCGAGTGCTGCAGAGTCGATACCAGCCAAAGCCGTACATTCTTCCCTTAACAAGGTTAAGCACCCCATCAACGTGGTTAAGTGGACACCAGAAGGTCGACGACTACTCACAGGCTCGACGAGTGGCGAGTTTACACTGTGGAATGGTATGGGCTTCAACTTTGAGACAATCATGCAGGCACACGAGGCTGCTATTCGCGCCGTGGAATACACTTCCACCGACGACTGGCTCCTTTCGGCAGACCAGACGGGTGTGGTCAAGTATTGGCAAACCAACTTTAACAACGTCAAGGAAATACAAGCACACACCGAAGCGGTACGGGGACTATCGATAGCACCCACAGACACCAAGTTTGTCACATGCGCCGACGACACCACACTGAAGATCTGGGACTTTGCCTCTAGCACAGAAGAGTTGACGCTGACGGGGCATGGATGGGAGGTCAAGTCAGTCGACTGGCATCCACACAAAGGGCTGCTAGTATCGGGGTCAAAGGATCACCAAGTCAAGTTCTGGGATCCGCGAACAGGGCGCTGTCTTACGACGCTTCATGGACATAAGAATCCAATATCAAAAACCATGTTCGAGCCCGTACAAGGAAACATGCTAGCAACATGCGCCCGTGATCATACCGCCCGAATTTTTGATCTCCGAATGATGCGCGACGTCTTACTGCTCAAGGGCCACGAAAAGGACATCATCACCATGGCCTGGCATCCCATGCACAAAAACTTGCTGTCGACTGGTGGTGTCGATGGAAGTATACATCACTATCTTCTCGACGAGCAGAACCCTCCAGCAGGAGTGGCTCCCTCGATATCGCCTTACGACGCCGCCGACTCGCAAAACGCTCCCTCACAAACCATATATCCCGCACACAGCCTCCAGTACGCCCACGACTTTACCGTTTGGACCATGGACTGGCATCCTCTGGGCCATATCCTCGCATCTGGCAGCAATGACAGGGTCACTCGCTTCTGGACCCGGCCCCGACCCGGCGACACAAACTACGTCAACGACCGGTATCACATTGGCCAAGCCGCCGCCGAAGCACAGG GTCTTTCACTACCTGGACTCAGCGCAGCACCAGACGGAACATCGAGCTCGCTACCAGGAATCGGGGGCGGTGGTCATCCCCCTATCCCACCCCCACCGGCGGGCATGCCATTCCCCCCTCAACCAGGCCAGCCAGGCGCTCCCATGCCCCCCTTCCCCGGCGGCATGGACCCCTCGCGCCTCCACCAGCTCATCGCCTCAGGCACATTACCACCCCCACCCATCCCCCACCACGGCGGACCACAACAAAACCAAAACGGCCCTCCACCTCCCTTCCCCCCTGCAAACTTCCCTGGCTTCCCACAAGGCATGCCGCCTGGTATGCCACCGCTTCCCCCAGGTATGCCGCCACCACCAGGTTTCCCGGGCTTCCCCCTCCCACCCGGTGGTATGGCTGCCCCGCCACCGG GGTGGGCCGGTCGGCGGTGA
- a CDS encoding ThiM, Hydroxyethylthiazole kinase, sugar kinase family — MEKQKVDYSLYLVTDSTKAILGSRDLVDVVEQALSGGVTIVQYRDKTSDTGVLISIAKKLHEKCKAHGIPLVINDRMDVALAVGCEGVHLGQDDMNVVEARRILGDSKIIGATVSSIEEARIAVERGADYLGIGTLYATNTKKNTKDIIGITGIRKILRYLDNGTKAEKNVGTVCIGGVNASNVQRITHQLLAPTPLNRNPKTIDGVAVVSAIIGSPSPKSASQHLSQLLHSPPPFTLHSTAPHFWHENPEDELSSIFHKALQCKKAVKSKTPLSHNMTNLVVQNFAANVALAIGASPIMANYGLEAPDLARLQGGLVVNMGTVTPDGLLNYAQAVAAYNAAGGPIVFDPVGAGATSIRRDAVKTLMSAGYFDLIKGNEREILTVAKTSGLEIRLPSEEGQDQQRGVDSGTALLNLTQRASLVAHLAARERNIILMTGATDIISDGTRTYAIANGHEYLGLITGSGCTLGTTLSAYLAANPGDKLMAAVAGLLHFEIAAERAAAREEVRGPGTFVPAFLDELWSV, encoded by the exons ATGGAAAAGCAAAAAGTAGACTATTCGCTCTACCTCGTGACCGACTCTACAAAAGCCATCCTTGGTTCTAGAGACCTGGTCGATGTGGTAGAGCAAGCTTTGTCTGGAG GTGTCACCATCGTCCAATACAGGGATAAGACTTCAGACACTGGCGTTCTCATCTCAATAGCAAAGAAATTACATGAAAAATGCAAAGCACACGGCATCCCCCTTGTCATCAACGACCGCATGGATGTTGCCCTTGCCGTAGGATGCGAAGGTGTACACCTTGGTCAAGATGACATGAACGTAGTCGAAGCCCGGCGCATACTAGGTGACAGCAAGATCATCGGCGCAACTGTATCCTCTATCGAAGAAGCACGGATAGCA GTTGAGCGAGGAGCAGACTACCTAGGCATTGGTACTCTCTACGCCACAAACACCAAAAAGAACACCAAGGACATTATCGGCATCACTGGCATCCGTAAAATCCTTAGATACCTCGATAACGGCACCAAAGCAGAAAAGAACGTCGGAACAGTATGCATAGGCGGCGTCAACGCCTCCAACGTCCAACGCATCACCCACCAACTCCTCGCCCCAACCCCCCTCAACCGCAACCCCAAGACAATTGATGGCGTCGCCGTAGTATCTGCCATAATCGGGTCCCCTTCCCCCAAATCAGCATCCCAACACCTTTCCCAGCTCCTCCACAGCCCACCCCCATTCACCCTGCACTCCACGGCTCCCCATTTCTGGCACGAAAACCCTGAAGATGAGCTCTCCTCTATCTTTCACAAGGCCCTGCAGTGTAAAAAAGCTGTGAAATCGAAGACCCCCTTATCCCACAACATGACCAACCTCGTAGTCCAGAACTTTGCCGCAAACGTTGCCCTCGCCATCGGAGCATCGCCCATCATGGCAAACTACGGTCTCGAAGCCCCGGACCTTGCGCGCCTACAGGGCGGGCTGGTTGTGAACATGGGTACCGTTACCCCCGACGGCCTGCTCAACTACGCACAAGCCGTAGCGGCATACAACGCAGCCGGCGGACCCATCGTCTTCGATCCCGTAGGTGCAGGCGCAACATCCATCCGCCGAGACGCAGTCAAGACGTTAATGAGCGCCGGGTATTTCGATTTAATAAAGGGAAACGAGAGGGAGATATTAACCGTAGCAAAAACTTCTGGGTTGGAAATCCGCCTTCCGTCAGAGGAGGGACAGGACCAACAGCGCGGCGTAGACTCCGGCACCGCACTCCTCAACCTCACCCAACGCGCCTCCCTCGTCGCCCACCTCGCCGCCCGCGAACGCAACATCATCCTTATGACAGGCGCCACGGATATCATATCCGATGGCACACGTACGTATGCTATTGCAAACGGCCACGAGTATCTTGGTCTCATTACCGGGTCGGGGTGTACATTGGGAACCACGTTGTCGGCGTACCTCGCGGCGAACCCAGGCGATAAGCTAATGGCGGCCGTGGCGGGATTGCTGCATTTTGAGATTGCGGCTGAGCGGGCAGCGGCAAGGGAGGAGGTTAGGGGACCCGGGACGTTTGTGCCGGCGTTTTTGGATGAGTTGTGGAG TGTATGA